From Rhodanobacteraceae bacterium, the proteins below share one genomic window:
- a CDS encoding Exodeoxyribonuclease V alpha chain yields MSADLQALVRSGRLRRADAALGGWIARAFPDSHPDVALAAAMAARAVADGHSALRLDTAQAWLANLDGRGETPVLPDAVAWQAALRASDAVRCDSNAAEDEALSKPLVLDAQGRVYLARYFGYERRLAQDLVARAQADRLKLVTGGPGTGKTHGVVRTLAALAGAAHAASRSLRIALAAPTGKAAARLAESVRAQLPGLALPAAAASMIPRDASTLHRLLGLSPASTRAQFHRGAPLPHDVVVVDEVSMVDLPLMAKLADAVREDATLILLGDPDQLAAVEAGDVLGALVDAAREPPLSHCHAHLTRSRRFDEHGALGRLANAIAAGDAESALAAFDVDDEVQLFTDDARGARLLDQAVDAYQRIRAAPDAATALRVADGFRVLTARRHGSSGNLALDRAIEQRLKRHAGVRADTPWWQGRLLMVTVNRAELGLFNGDVGVVWPDADGAMKVWFQAAEGALRAISPAALPPHEGAFALTVHKAQGSEFERVALVTGPDSAVLTRELLYTGVTRARSAVALHSTPEVLRAGIARRTLRWNGLTDRLREAAGT; encoded by the coding sequence ATGAGCGCCGACCTGCAAGCGCTGGTCCGCTCGGGCCGGCTGCGCCGTGCCGACGCGGCGCTGGGCGGATGGATCGCGCGCGCGTTTCCGGATTCGCATCCCGATGTCGCGCTGGCTGCGGCGATGGCGGCGCGCGCGGTCGCCGATGGCCACAGCGCCTTGCGTCTGGACACCGCGCAGGCGTGGCTGGCGAACCTGGACGGCCGCGGCGAAACACCCGTGCTTCCCGATGCGGTGGCGTGGCAGGCAGCGTTGCGCGCGAGCGATGCAGTCCGCTGCGATTCGAATGCCGCCGAAGACGAAGCGCTTTCCAAACCGCTGGTGCTGGACGCACAAGGCCGCGTGTACCTCGCGCGCTATTTCGGTTACGAGCGGCGGTTGGCGCAAGATCTGGTCGCGCGCGCGCAAGCGGATCGCCTGAAGCTGGTCACGGGTGGTCCCGGCACCGGCAAAACCCACGGCGTGGTGCGCACGCTCGCGGCGTTGGCGGGCGCAGCGCACGCGGCATCGCGCAGCTTGCGCATCGCGTTGGCCGCGCCGACCGGCAAGGCCGCGGCGCGGCTCGCCGAAAGCGTGCGTGCGCAATTGCCGGGGCTCGCGCTGCCCGCAGCCGCCGCGTCGATGATCCCGCGCGACGCTTCCACCTTGCATCGCCTGCTGGGCCTGTCGCCCGCCAGCACGCGCGCGCAATTCCACCGCGGTGCGCCGCTGCCGCACGACGTGGTGGTGGTGGATGAAGTATCGATGGTGGACTTGCCGCTGATGGCAAAACTTGCCGACGCGGTGCGCGAGGACGCGACGCTGATCCTGCTGGGCGACCCCGATCAGCTCGCGGCGGTGGAAGCGGGGGACGTGCTGGGCGCGCTGGTGGACGCCGCGCGCGAACCGCCGCTGTCGCACTGCCACGCGCACCTGACGCGAAGCCGCCGCTTCGACGAACACGGCGCGCTGGGCCGGCTCGCCAACGCCATCGCCGCGGGGGATGCGGAGTCGGCGCTTGCGGCGTTCGACGTCGATGATGAAGTGCAGCTCTTCACGGACGATGCGCGCGGCGCGCGCCTGCTCGACCAGGCGGTGGATGCCTACCAGCGGATTCGGGCCGCGCCGGATGCGGCTACCGCCTTGCGCGTCGCCGACGGTTTCCGGGTGCTGACCGCGCGGCGGCACGGATCGTCCGGCAACCTTGCGCTGGATCGCGCGATCGAGCAGCGCCTGAAGCGCCACGCCGGCGTACGCGCGGATACACCGTGGTGGCAGGGACGCTTGTTGATGGTGACGGTGAATCGCGCCGAGCTCGGCCTGTTCAACGGCGACGTCGGCGTGGTCTGGCCCGATGCCGACGGCGCCATGAAGGTGTGGTTCCAGGCCGCCGAAGGCGCGTTGCGCGCGATATCGCCGGCCGCGCTGCCGCCGCACGAAGGCGCGTTCGCGCTGACCGTGCACAAGGCGCAGGGTTCCGAGTTCGAACGCGTGGCGCTGGTGACCGGCCCGGATTCCGCGGTGTTGACGCGCGAACTGCTGTACACCGGCGTGACCCGCGCGCGTTCAGCGGTTGCGTTGCATTCGACGCCCGAGGTCCTGCGCGCCGGGATCGCGCGGCGTACGCTGCGCTGGAATGGCTTGACCGACCGCTTGCGCGAAGCGGCGGGCACTTGA